The genomic region GATCAGACAAGGAGGACTTCATGAGGTCATTGTGACACAGTACGTATGTGTTTATCCAGTGTTTGTCTCTcttaagtctgtgaaggttctcagtcatccaggtcatcgtagtcaaaggagcttgcaaagaaaagcgtctggacttctttaagttacttgaagacgtttcaccgtgaaacgtcttcaattaacttaaagaagtccagacgcttttctttgcaagctcctttgacttgtCTCTCTTAAGCTGTGTTGTGAGAGATGTGAAGTGACGTAAAGCCCATTCAGCTAAAACACACCGTTAGAGACTAAATCAGTGACTACATTTGACTGGAAACATTTTAGACTTTGGCTCATTATAGATCTCAGCTATCTGGACTGCTTACAGTTTTGACAAAGTTTCCTCTCTTAACTTACACACCAACCCTCAGATTTGCCTTCTGCTCCTTTAAACTGCTGATGTAAACTAAAGTTTTAAACTGCATTCAAAGCCGATCTTTCAGGAAAATATTGCTTACGCCTTAAATATTAACTGTCAATTTGTATTTGGTCAAAATTGTAAATAGTATTGTATACAATAACCAAACCCAGCCACAAGGGGGCCACACGCCACCGAGACACTCCTAGCGTTAGTCCCAGGCCCATATAAAGGGGGGAGGATTGTGTTAGGAAGGGCATCCATAACATTGTGGCCAAATTGAACATGTGGATGATAAAGAATGAGATCGAATTACGTGAGCCTGAGCTatccaaagcaacagacagCAAGACCTGCTGTTTGGTTTGGAGACAGAGGGACAGCTCAAAGtcagagaggcaaggctgagaggGAGATGATGACGATGCAGATGCAGCtgcaggaggacatgcagagtaTTGATGTGACCGgggaggatgctgggatagggtgagatggaggcaggtgATTTGATCTGGCGACCCATACAGGGAGCAGCTGAGAGAAGACTGAATATAATACTGGATTAGTCACAGGAGAAACTGTGGTGCGGGATCAGTAACATGActaatttttgtcatttaaccaCATCTGGCTAGAGTTTGAGTTTTATGCTGTTTAAAATGGTTTTGAGGCCTTTTGCCATCACTTTCTTTTAAGCATTGTCTTTTCATTGTGGTCTCTGGATTACTTGTCATGACAGGGAACTTATTAGTAAGTGTGTAGCGAATACTGGCTGGACTGGTAAACTTGTTTCCTGCTTCAAATGGAAAATTCAGTTCAGCTGATAATAACTGTTCACTCAAAGCATTTTAAACCATAATGTAAAATCACCTAAGATTTCTGAGAGAGTACCCCAGCCATCAGaggaccctctatgagcaagcacttggcagaGGGGGACAGAAAGAACCCCAGCGGacccagggaggggcagccatctgctgcagctggttGGGAAGTGAGGGGAAAAGAGATGAGAGACAGAACTGAATGTAAAATAATGGAGAgaggacaaacatgtttaaactgTAATACTAGACACTTGTGGTATTTTATCTGATTCATATATGACCTTATCAGAGATGTTTTACCTCCATAAAACAAGAGGAGAGAtgaaaaactgttctgtggaaAAAACTGTGGTCACTCTGTGCTTCTCTGTTATTTCAGGGCTGTGACAGACTTCCTGTGTACATGCAGCATGACTCCCTCTCATCACAAGTGAGAGCACTAAAGTCATGAAACTGGTGAGTGATACATGTAAATAAACTCTTGCGGTCACTGCTGCTGGTTTTGAAATATTACTTAAATTCAGTCCTAAAAATACTTTGAACGGATGTACTGCAGACGAAAACAATCTATCTAATGAATACTGTGTAATGAGTGATGCTGCAATGTGGTCATTCTTATctctttaaagtttatttaaaattataataatatcaTTTGCAATTAACTCATAATGATAAAAAGTCGCTTTTGCTGTTTGCTATCTAAACCTGCACCTACAGGTCAGGTCCACCGAGTCAATGTTGTAAAATACAAGCGGAGCAAATGTGACATCATTCTGTCCAATAATCATTTGTATCGAGCCAAGGCACATGGAAACTGCTTGGATTAATACTCATTATAAGAGCATTAGTGCTTTATAAtacaaatgttcattttttacaAGAACAGAACTGCCAAGCTGACATCCACCAACAGCTACGATAtttaaaaccaaaccaaacattACAGCAGTTCTCACTACCATCTCGGaaaccttccctttcattcttgctgctctccttctgtcacaaatcacccccgacactcatctccaccctgcctgcactctctgcTTCGCCTGTCTTGTacagtatttaaactcatccaccttcATTACCTCGGTTCCTTGCATACCCATTTTTCCACCATCCCTCTCTTTCGCgcacatgtattctgtcttaCTTCTcggttcttcttcctctctctatggcaaacctccacctctcccgGCTCTCCTCCAACTGCTCCttactctcactacagatcacagtgtcatctgcaaacatcagaGTCCACAGAGATTCctcctgacctcatctgtcagcctgtTCATCGCCACTGCATACAAGAAGAAGCTCAAAGCAGATCCCATATATAATCCTACCCCCACCTTAACcccatctgtcactcctacCATACACCTCACCACTGTTATTCATGAAATGTCATTCTTTATGAGGCAGAAATCTGTGTGGACTATGATGTTTCCAGACAACATTGAGATCTGCAGTGAGAGTAGGGGGCAGGTGGAGGTGAGACTGGAGAGGTGGAAGTATACCCTGGTGAGAAGAGGAATGAACACTGGTTGAAGTAAGACAGAATACGCGTGTGTAAATGTGAAGGAGATAGGTGAGGGTGCAGGGAGCAGACATAGTGATGGAAGATGAGTTAGAGATGGGTTGGGGATGTGCAGGGGAGGAGGagtgaatggtaaatggtaaatggcctgtatttatatagcgctttactagtccctaaggaccccaaagcgctttaaatatccagtcatccacccattcacacacacattcacacactggtgatggcgaGCTACATGCCAGGTAGGAGGAAACAAGGAAGACCTCcgaggaggttcatggatgtagtgacggaggagatgaaagcagacCACACGCTGTGGCggaagcagccaaaagaagaaaaacaagataaagCAGCAAATTTTAATTTGAACTTAACAAAATCTAATGTAACGCATATAAGATTGTCGTAATTATATTCTAACAAATACCTGAAATTAATAAGTTTCGTATCAGGGACGGCGACGCGGAACCTTTGTGTCTGTCCGCCTGGTTCCGCGGCGGGATTTAGCTGTGACACAAAGCTATAGCGTTTCCGGCCAGCTCAGCGTCAGTGCTGCGGTGTTGTCAGTTTTCAGCCTGTCAAACGGAGCTTCGAGGAGCCTGCAGTGTGTGCTGAGCAGCGGAGCTTTTCGCAGAGATGGTGCTGCTGACGATGATCGCTCGGCTGGCTGACGGCCTGCCGCTGGCCGCCTCCATGCAGGAGGACGAGCAGGTGAGGATTATTAGTGAATGCTTGTATCCTGCACTAATGTTATAGTGACACGCTAGCCAACGTTAACCCGCTGCCAGCTGTCACGTCCGCCTTtagagcgcttgttttcatccAGATGTGGGTCGTTTGAGGGGGCACCGGCACCACCCCCACCATGACTTTCTGGTTTGGCGTGTGAAAGTTAATTGAGCCGTTTGATTTGCTGATAGGTGTCCTGCTGTAGGCCTGTCCTGCTGTAGGCCTGTCCACCTGTCCACCTCGTTATTTACCTGCCTGAAGCGACTGAGTCATCAGACCGCTTCTGCCACAGCTTTTTATTTCACGTCATTACAGCATCGCATAAGTTCAGGACTGAGATATGAAACTTTGACCTCTCagcaccatatcaccccattagtgCACTTCGATCTCGCATTGGGGGGTTACGTTTGGtttctagagtatttaaaagtagaatgggaggcaggcctttcagctttcaggcccctctcctGGATTCaagataaagcatatagttagggctggaacaggtgaccctgaatcctcacTTAGTtacaataggtgtaggctgctgggggattcccatgatgcacttggTGCTTCTTAGTTCACTCACTATGTTTTTATACACCCCTCTGCATTTAAtctttagttattattattaatctctggctctcttccacagcgtgtttctgtcctgtctccctccctgaGCTCGGTTCAGtgggagatttcttcctgttaaaagggagtttttccttcccactgtcgccgagCGCTTGGTCATAGTGGGTCATCTGATTACTGgggtttctctctattattgtagggtcttacaATATAAGACCGTCACCAGGCTGGTACTGATGTATGGCTGAAAGATCgagcatccatccattcatctattTGCTAATATGCCCATCTAGCTCAGGGTGGTGGGGAGGCTGGAAACTGACGTGGTTATTTGTCAGTTAGTAAGTGACTGACTCACTTTATACCTATCATTCATTATTACACTGGTTAACACTAAGTGACTCCAGTGAAGTAGAATCCACTCCCCACATTTTATTATTACCTGTAGATGAAATATGCCTGATGACGTTGGTGGACTTCTTGAAATGTTCAAATGGATGCCATTTGTAACATGAGTTGTTGCTTTTAAAACCTTTATGCTTGTGCTCGCCTTGACTCTAACAtcttttcctccttctcttgtttgctttcatGAAGGGAAGTGAAAAGGTTTGTTGCGTCTCCGCTCTGTGCCTCAGCATCACATGTGTTTCTCAAACAACCACATTATCTATCTGTAAATTAGTGTCATCGTTTAACGTCCCGCCGCTGTCTGAGTATGTCTGTAAAACCCTCAGATACATAACGTGCTCAAATCTACGTTGCCTTCATTTCTTTTGGtggtaaaataatcacatttgCTTCTAATTCTGCTGCATACGAGTCAGATTTTGATTAATTTCTGTGTTCTCTGTGCTCGATATcagtacttgttttttttttagtttttttaaaccacttatGCTTTTCATCTCTTTAGCTGGGCCGGGACCTTCAGCAGTATCAGAGTCAAGCTAAGCAGCTCTTCAGGAAACTCAATGAGCAGAGCCCCACACGCTGCACTTTAGAGGCCGGTTCGATGGCGTTTCAGTGAGTGAGAATCCAAACTGTCTCAAAATAATCGTCTCTTCGTGGTTTGCGAGGAATTAAGCACACACGGATAGATGTTTTCAGTGCATTTCCTCATGCTCCACTCAAAGTAcatttttatgttgctttttttcagcTATTGTATAGAGAAGGGAGTGTGCTACCTGGTGCTTTGTGAAGCCAGCTTTCCCAAGAAGCTAGCCTTTGCTTACCTAGAAGACCTCCAGGCAGAGTTTCATGAGCAGCACGGAAAGAAGGTCCCCACAGTATCCCGGCCTTACTCCTTCATTGAGTTTGGTAAGAAAAGACATGTAGTAGTAGTATAAACCGGGTTTATACTACTACTACATGTTAAACCTGTGCAGGAAACACTCGATCTGTGCTCTTATGACTGCTCGTCATAAagccacaaacaacaaataagaaaaatccGATAAAAACATGTCCAGCTATCTTTGTGAGAGCCATCAAAGTGATCGGATTATGTGGAACTTAAAGTCTCACCTTCGTCTGTACCCCTTCAGAGGCAGGTTTGAGGATTGAGACTTGGTTTTAGGGCTAAACTTAGAACGAGGTTTAGGTTAGGGGGTTTTGGCACTTAGCTGTGATGGTTACATGTAAGTATGCAACGCTGCATACTGAGCAgagcaggcagcagaaacctgaAAACCAATCATCCAAGCAGTTTCAGACTAACAGAGAGTTCTCTGATTATTTCTAAGATGCTGACACATGCTTATGTGCTTCTGCTGCTGGTGactattaatattttatatgtTCAGTGAAGTTGTGGTGCTAGgggctgatttttttatttcctccctGCAGATGAACTCAGGGTGTAAATCATTGTGAAACCACACAGAAACCTCCAGGCTGAATACACTGAGGTGCCAGAAACTGCGACTCCTCTTAAGAGCCGCTTGATGTGTTTGTGGCTCTAAAAACAAGTCGGTCGCCACAAAGTATCCAAAATATGAGCAGcaaaaaaagtgtttacaaaactctgggtttttaataaggagtctgtgtgtgaaacatttctgaatcacttaaatttaaatgaaaaatactgataacaggAATTTATCAGAGGACTAAAAGGGAAGAAAAGGATCGGCTCTTGTGCGACTAGATCTGTTTAATAGGTCAGCATCAGCAGTCTCTCTGCTCTCATTCAAAGCTGGGAAATGTGTTTTCTATGAAATTCAATAAAAATCCACTTTAGTCCTCCGGGGAAAGTGGATCCTGGCAGTCAGCGTGTTTGTCACAGGCAGGGCTGTGAAGTAACTGAACACACAGAGCTTGAAATAACTGTGGGCTGTCTCTCTCTTCAGACACCTACATTCAAAAAACCAAGAAGTCGTACATCGACAGCCGAGCGAGGAGGAATCTGGGCAGCATCAACACAGAACTGCAGGACGTACAGAGGATCATGGTGGCGAACATTGAGGAGGTGCTGCAGAGAGGAGAGGCGCTTTCCGGTGAGTGTCTGTCATCTGTGTTCGGGTCAAACGGAGCCGTGATGGGAGTTTTCTCTGCGCGCTTGTGCTTATCCTGCTCCTTCCCAACCCCCCTttacttttttctccctctgctttcTCCTCCTCACAGCACTCGACTCCAAGGCCAGCAACTTGTCCAGCCTGTCGAAAAAGTACAGAAGCGACGCCAAGTATCTGAATACCCGCTCCACCTATGCCAAGCTGGCAGCTGGAGGTGTCTTTTTCATCATGCTCATTGTCTACGTACGCTTCTGGTGGCTCTAAGAGAGgaaagggaagaagaagaaggaggaggaggtgccGAAGTGGGAAAATGGGCTGCTTAGAGTCTGCAGACACTAAGAAAAGCTGTCAACTTCGACTAAAAACACAGGATTCCTGCTCTTAATAAGACTTTACAAACATGCCACCGCCCATTTTGTCCTCGCCTGTCCATGGATGTGTGCTCTGAATATAAATGATGTCATAGTACATAGTTTTATTAATAACAATTACACAACAATGCTCTCGTAGTAGCCGGGGATTTCAGATGATGTGCGaatgtgggagtgtgtgtgtgtgtgtgtgtgtgtgtgtgtgtgcgtgcaaaaaaaaatgaaaagttttGTGAGTTTTCAAAGCTGTGTTGTGCTGTAACAGGAGCGGCTGATTGTCCACctaatttcattttttcctgcgcttcctttaataaaataatcatggCAGTGATGCACAGCATATC from Astatotilapia calliptera chromosome 23, fAstCal1.2, whole genome shotgun sequence harbors:
- the sec22bb gene encoding vesicle-trafficking protein SEC22b-B isoform X1 yields the protein MVLLTMIARLADGLPLAASMQEDEQGSEKLGRDLQQYQSQAKQLFRKLNEQSPTRCTLEAGSMAFHYCIEKGVCYLVLCEASFPKKLAFAYLEDLQAEFHEQHGKKVPTVSRPYSFIEFDTYIQKTKKSYIDSRARRNLGSINTELQDVQRIMVANIEEVLQRGEALSALDSKASNLSSLSKKYRSDAKYLNTRSTYAKLAAGGVFFIMLIVYVRFWWL
- the sec22bb gene encoding vesicle-trafficking protein SEC22b-B isoform X2 encodes the protein MVLLTMIARLADGLPLAASMQEDEQLGRDLQQYQSQAKQLFRKLNEQSPTRCTLEAGSMAFHYCIEKGVCYLVLCEASFPKKLAFAYLEDLQAEFHEQHGKKVPTVSRPYSFIEFDTYIQKTKKSYIDSRARRNLGSINTELQDVQRIMVANIEEVLQRGEALSALDSKASNLSSLSKKYRSDAKYLNTRSTYAKLAAGGVFFIMLIVYVRFWWL